The following proteins are encoded in a genomic region of Anas acuta chromosome 28, bAnaAcu1.1, whole genome shotgun sequence:
- the PMVK gene encoding phosphomevalonate kinase isoform X2 has translation MIRWGEEKRRADPGFFCRTVVEGVAQPVWVVSDTRRLSDVEWFRDVYGDVVQTVRVVASEETRKRRNWVFVAGVDDAESECGLDQGVAFDWVITNDGDELSLDGQLEALLQSVRGRL, from the exons ATGATCCGCTGGGGCGAGGAGAAGCGCCGTGCTGACCCCGGCTTCTTCTGCAGGACGGTGGTGGAGGGGGTGGCGCAGCCGGTGTGg GTGGTGAGCGACACGCGGCGCCTCTCGGACGTGGAGTGGTTCCGGGACGTCTACGGGGACGTGGTGCAGACCGTGCGGGTCGTGGCCTCCGAGGAgacgaggaagaggaggaactGGGTCTTCGTGGCGG gggTGGACGACGCCGAGTCTGAGTGCGGCCTGGACCAGGGAGTGGCCTTCGACTGGGTGATCACCAACGACGGGGACGAGCTGTCCCTGGACGGGCAGCTGGAAGCGCTGCTGCAGTCCGTCCGCGGCCGGCTGTAG
- the PMVK gene encoding phosphomevalonate kinase isoform X1: MAAPRAVLLLSGKRKSGKDFVAEQLRSRLGPAVCCVLRLSAPLKERYAEEHGLDFQRLLDASAYKELYRQDMIRWGEEKRRADPGFFCRTVVEGVAQPVWVVSDTRRLSDVEWFRDVYGDVVQTVRVVASEETRKRRNWVFVAGVDDAESECGLDQGVAFDWVITNDGDELSLDGQLEALLQSVRGRL, from the exons ATGGCGGCGCCCCgcgccgtgctgctgctgagcgGCAAGAGGAAGTCGGGGAAGGACTTCGTGGCCGAGCAGCTCCGCAGCCG GCTGGGCCCCGCCGTGTGCTGCGTCCTGCGCCTCTCCGCGCCGCTCAAGGAGCGCTACGCAGAG GAGCATGGCCTGGACTTCCAGCGGCTCCTGGACGCCAGCGCCTACAAGGAGCTGTACCGGCAGGACATGATCCGCTGGGGCGAGGAGAAGCGCCGTGCTGACCCCGGCTTCTTCTGCAGGACGGTGGTGGAGGGGGTGGCGCAGCCGGTGTGg GTGGTGAGCGACACGCGGCGCCTCTCGGACGTGGAGTGGTTCCGGGACGTCTACGGGGACGTGGTGCAGACCGTGCGGGTCGTGGCCTCCGAGGAgacgaggaagaggaggaactGGGTCTTCGTGGCGG gggTGGACGACGCCGAGTCTGAGTGCGGCCTGGACCAGGGAGTGGCCTTCGACTGGGTGATCACCAACGACGGGGACGAGCTGTCCCTGGACGGGCAGCTGGAAGCGCTGCTGCAGTCCGTCCGCGGCCGGCTGTAG